One genomic region from Balaenoptera acutorostrata chromosome 1, mBalAcu1.1, whole genome shotgun sequence encodes:
- the DHDDS gene encoding dehydrodolichyl diphosphate synthase complex subunit DHDDS isoform X1, which yields MSWIKEGELSFWERFCANIIKAGPMPKHIAFIMDGNRRYAKKCQVERQEGHSQGFNKLAETLRWCLNLGVLEVTVYAFSIENFKRSKSEVDGLMDLARQKFSRLMEEKEKLQKHGVCIRVLGDLHLLPLDLQELIAQAVQATKNYNKCFLNVCFAYTSRHEISNAVREMAWGVEQGLLDPSDVSESLLDKCLYTNHSPHPDILIRTSGEVRLSDFLLWQTSHSCLVFQPVLWPEYTFWNLCEAILQFQMNHSMLQQKARDMYAEDRKRQQLERDQAAVTEQLLQEGLQASGDAQLRRTRLHKLSARREERVQGFLQALELKRADWLARLGTASA from the exons ATGTCATGGATCAAGGAAGGAGAGCTGTCGTTTTGGGAGCGGTTCTGTGCCAACATCATAAAG GCAGGCCCAATGCCCAAACACATAGCGTTTATAATGGATGGGAACCGTCGCTATGCCAAGAAGTGCCAAGTGGAGAGGCAAGAGGGCCACTCACAGGGCTTCAACAAACTGGCTGAG ACTCTGCGTTGGTGTTTGAACCTGGGCGTCCTAGAGGTGACGGTCTACGCATTCAGCATTGAGAACTTCAAACGCTCCAAGAGTGAGGTAGATGGGCTAATGGATCTGGCCCGGCAGAAGTTCAGCCGCTTGATGGAAGAAAA GGAGAAACTGCAGAAGCATGGGGTATGTATCCGGGTCCTGGGTGATCTGCATTTGTTGCCCTTGGATCTCCAGGAGCTGATCGCACAGGCTGTGCAGGCCACCAAGAACTACAACAA GTGTTTCCTGAACGTCTGTTTTGCTTACACATCCCGTCATGAGATCAGCAATGCTGTGAGAGAGATGGCCTGGGGAGTGGAGCAAGGCCTGCTGGATCCCAG CGATGTCTCTGAGTCTCTGCTGGATAAGTGCCTCTATACCAACCACTCTCCTCATCCTGACATCTTGATACGGACTTCTGGGGAAGTGAGGCTCAGCGACTTTCTCCTCTGGCAG ACCTCCCACTCCTGCTTGGTGTTCCAGCCTGTTCTGTGGCCAGAATACACATTTTGGAACCTCTGTGAGGCCATCCTGCAGTTCCAGATGAACCATAGCATGCTTCAG CAGAAGGCCCGAGACATGTATGCAGAGGATCGGAAGAGGCAGCAGCTGGAGAGGGACCAGGCTGCAGTGACAGAACAGCTGCTGCAAGAGGGGCTCCAGGCCAGTGGGGACGCCCAGCTCCGACGGACACGCTTGCACAAACTCTCAGCCAGACGAGAAGAGCGGGTCCAAGGCTTCCTGCAGGCCTTAGAACTCAAGCGGGCTGACTGGCTGGCACGTCTGGGCACTGCATCAGCCTGA
- the DHDDS gene encoding dehydrodolichyl diphosphate synthase complex subunit DHDDS isoform X2 has protein sequence MSWIKEGELSFWERFCANIIKAGPMPKHIAFIMDGNRRYAKKCQVERQEGHSQGFNKLAETLRWCLNLGVLEVTVYAFSIENFKRSKSEVDGLMDLARQKFSRLMEEKEKLQKHGVCIRVLGDLHLLPLDLQELIAQAVQATKNYNKCFLNVCFAYTSRHEISNAVREMAWGVEQGLLDPSDVSESLLDKCLYTNHSPHPDILIRTSGEVRLSDFLLWQTSHSCLVFQPVLWPEYTFWNLCEAILQFQMNHSMLQKARDMYAEDRKRQQLERDQAAVTEQLLQEGLQASGDAQLRRTRLHKLSARREERVQGFLQALELKRADWLARLGTASA, from the exons ATGTCATGGATCAAGGAAGGAGAGCTGTCGTTTTGGGAGCGGTTCTGTGCCAACATCATAAAG GCAGGCCCAATGCCCAAACACATAGCGTTTATAATGGATGGGAACCGTCGCTATGCCAAGAAGTGCCAAGTGGAGAGGCAAGAGGGCCACTCACAGGGCTTCAACAAACTGGCTGAG ACTCTGCGTTGGTGTTTGAACCTGGGCGTCCTAGAGGTGACGGTCTACGCATTCAGCATTGAGAACTTCAAACGCTCCAAGAGTGAGGTAGATGGGCTAATGGATCTGGCCCGGCAGAAGTTCAGCCGCTTGATGGAAGAAAA GGAGAAACTGCAGAAGCATGGGGTATGTATCCGGGTCCTGGGTGATCTGCATTTGTTGCCCTTGGATCTCCAGGAGCTGATCGCACAGGCTGTGCAGGCCACCAAGAACTACAACAA GTGTTTCCTGAACGTCTGTTTTGCTTACACATCCCGTCATGAGATCAGCAATGCTGTGAGAGAGATGGCCTGGGGAGTGGAGCAAGGCCTGCTGGATCCCAG CGATGTCTCTGAGTCTCTGCTGGATAAGTGCCTCTATACCAACCACTCTCCTCATCCTGACATCTTGATACGGACTTCTGGGGAAGTGAGGCTCAGCGACTTTCTCCTCTGGCAG ACCTCCCACTCCTGCTTGGTGTTCCAGCCTGTTCTGTGGCCAGAATACACATTTTGGAACCTCTGTGAGGCCATCCTGCAGTTCCAGATGAACCATAGCATGCTTCAG AAGGCCCGAGACATGTATGCAGAGGATCGGAAGAGGCAGCAGCTGGAGAGGGACCAGGCTGCAGTGACAGAACAGCTGCTGCAAGAGGGGCTCCAGGCCAGTGGGGACGCCCAGCTCCGACGGACACGCTTGCACAAACTCTCAGCCAGACGAGAAGAGCGGGTCCAAGGCTTCCTGCAGGCCTTAGAACTCAAGCGGGCTGACTGGCTGGCACGTCTGGGCACTGCATCAGCCTGA
- the DHDDS gene encoding dehydrodolichyl diphosphate synthase complex subunit DHDDS isoform X3, with protein MSWIKEGELSFWERFCANIIKAGPMPKHIAFIMDGNRRYAKKCQVERQEGHSQGFNKLAETLRWCLNLGVLEVTVYAFSIENFKRSKSEVDGLMDLARQKFSRLMEEKEKLQKHGVCIRVLGDLHLLPLDLQELIAQAVQATKNYNKCFLNVCFAYTSRHEISNAVREMAWGVEQGLLDPSDVSESLLDKCLYTNHSPHPDILIRTSGEVRLSDFLLWQTSHSCLVFQPVLWPEYTFWNLCEAILQFQMNHSMLQIWQQRGRVTVPRSQNFKTKAGAAS; from the exons ATGTCATGGATCAAGGAAGGAGAGCTGTCGTTTTGGGAGCGGTTCTGTGCCAACATCATAAAG GCAGGCCCAATGCCCAAACACATAGCGTTTATAATGGATGGGAACCGTCGCTATGCCAAGAAGTGCCAAGTGGAGAGGCAAGAGGGCCACTCACAGGGCTTCAACAAACTGGCTGAG ACTCTGCGTTGGTGTTTGAACCTGGGCGTCCTAGAGGTGACGGTCTACGCATTCAGCATTGAGAACTTCAAACGCTCCAAGAGTGAGGTAGATGGGCTAATGGATCTGGCCCGGCAGAAGTTCAGCCGCTTGATGGAAGAAAA GGAGAAACTGCAGAAGCATGGGGTATGTATCCGGGTCCTGGGTGATCTGCATTTGTTGCCCTTGGATCTCCAGGAGCTGATCGCACAGGCTGTGCAGGCCACCAAGAACTACAACAA GTGTTTCCTGAACGTCTGTTTTGCTTACACATCCCGTCATGAGATCAGCAATGCTGTGAGAGAGATGGCCTGGGGAGTGGAGCAAGGCCTGCTGGATCCCAG CGATGTCTCTGAGTCTCTGCTGGATAAGTGCCTCTATACCAACCACTCTCCTCATCCTGACATCTTGATACGGACTTCTGGGGAAGTGAGGCTCAGCGACTTTCTCCTCTGGCAG ACCTCCCACTCCTGCTTGGTGTTCCAGCCTGTTCTGTGGCCAGAATACACATTTTGGAACCTCTGTGAGGCCATCCTGCAGTTCCAGATGAACCATAGCATGCTTCAG ATATGGCAACAGAGGGGCAGGGTAActgtcccaaggtcacagaattttaaaaccaAAGCTGGTGCTGCTTCTTGA